The DNA segment CATGGGCGTTTCTTTAGTGATTCACCCTAAAAATCCTTATATTCCAACTACCCATGCTAATGTGCGTTTCTTTATTGCCCATAAAGACGGTGCGGATCCCGTTTGGTGGTTTGGCGGCGGTTTCGACTTAACGCCTTACTATCCTTTCGAGGAAGATGTACGCGAGTGGCATCAAACCGCTAAAAATCTGTGTCTGCCCTTTGGCGACGACGTATATCCTAAATATAAGAAGTGGTGTGATGAGTATTTCTTCCTGCCACATCGTAATGAAACCCGTGGTGTGGGCGGATTGTTTTTCGATGACTTGAACCAAGCAGGCTTCGATAAGAGTTTCGATTTTATGCAGGCGGTGGGGAATGGCTTCTTAACCGCTTATGCGCCGATTGTTAAGCGCCGTAAAGAGACGCCCTATGGCGAGCGTGAGCGTGAGTTCCAGTTGTATCGTCGCGGCCGTTATGTTGAGTTCAATCTGGTATACGACAGAGGTACCTTGTTTGGTCTGCAAACCGGTGGCCGCACTGAATCCATTTTGATGTCAATGCCGCCACTGGTACGCTGGCAATATGCTTATACGCCAGAGGCGGGTAGCCCTGAGGCAGATCTCTACGATAATTACCTCAAGCCTCGAGATTGGGTAGGTATAAGCACGCTACTATGAGTCGCGTAATCGTACTTTACTGATTACGCATATGATCAGCCAGAGTGGAAATCGCCTCATAGATAGCGGCGCGATGCTCTGGCTTTTTTATGTGTTTTTCAATGGCAAACTTCATGCAAAATAGCCATTGATCCCGCATTGTCTCATCTACAGCGAAGGGCATATGCCGAGCGCGTAATGCGGGATGGCCATACTTTTGCTGATATAACTGCGGACCGCCGAGCCAGCCACTTAAAAATTCATAGAGCTTTTGTTCCGACTCCGCAACCGGCGCACGGTGAATTGCGAATAAGGCTTGTGTTTCTTCTGAGCTTGCCATTTTCTGATAGAAACTATTGGCAATTGCGCGGATCACTTTGTCGCCACCAATTAAATCATAGGCATTAGACTGATTCGGATCCCTGTCATCCGGCGCACTTGTGTGTTTACTAAAAATCTTTTTAAGCCAGTTCATAGGTCTAACTGCACTGCATCTACAATATTGATGCGCGCATTATAGCCTGAATGCCACTGCGAAACAGGGGGCTAAAGTCAGGTACAACAACTTAGACTCGCCATTAAGCTGTGCTACCGCCTAAAAGCACGCTAGACTGCAAGCCACTCACAGCCAATAGAATCCCGCAGATGACAGATATGCCCTCAGTAACTACGCCAGTGCTTGATCGATATGCCGTGTTTGGCAATCCGATAGGTCACAGTAAATCGCCCTTTATTCATGGACAGTTTGCGTCTCTTACACAGCAGACTTTGAGTTATGAAGCGATTCTGGCGCCCATAGATGGTTTTGAAGCGAGTTTACGAGCATTTTTTCAGGCGGGAGGAAAGGGCGCGAATGTGACTGTGCCCTTTAAAGAGCAAGCCTTTGCCCTCTGCGACAGCTTAAGTGCCGAAGCGACATTGGCGGGTGCGGTCAATACTCTAAGCTTGTTGGCCGATGGCACTATTTACGGTGATAACACCGATGGTCTGGGGCTGGTGGCCGATCTTGTTCGCCATCTCGGCAGTTTGCAGCATAAGCGGGTACTTTTGGTGGGGGCTGGCGGTGCGGCGCGCGGCTGTATCTTGCCATTGCTTAAGGCCGAAGTGGGTCAACTGGTCATCACCAACCGAACCCAAAGTAAGGCACAGGCCTTAGTGGATATTTTTAGCCAAGTACAAGAAGGGCGCTATAGCGATAAACTCCAGGCTGTATCGATGCCAGAGTTGTCGGGTGAGTTCGATTTAGTGATTAACTCGACCTCAGCGAGTCTAGCGGGAGAGTTACCGCCATTACCACGGTCCATCATAGGCAACAAAACGGCTTGCTACGATATGATGTATGGCGCCAAACCAACGGCATTTAATCAATGGGCTTTGCAACAGGGCGCAGCGCAAGTGGTTGATGGACTGGGTATGCTTGTCGGTCAAGCGTCGAAGAGTTTTGCACTCTGGCGTGGTGTCGAGCCAGATACCTCAGGAGTGCTTAAATTGCTCAGGGACAAACTACAGGCCGACGCGCAATAGTGGCTCAAGAGGAAGATAAGATGAATCAGAGTATTTTATTCCCCGATCTGCAACATTGGGATGAAACCCAAAAACACATTTGCTTTATTGCCCAGCAGCAGGGAATGAGCATTAAGTGCTATATCAGCGCGCAGAAGCTGGCGCAGTTAAATGATTTTTCGCCTCAGCCTAATAGCGATGAAGCGGCTGCCATGTTAGCGCTATTTGATGCGGTGCGATTCGATGCGGAAGAAATGGCAGAAGCCTTAATTGAAGCAGAAGAGTTTGATGAGTTTGGCGCAGTACACTTAGGCTAAGTACAACATAAGCAAGATGGCAGCTTAAATTCTGCCATCTCGATTTAATAGAAACATTACTCTGGCTGAGGTTCCGCCAAGTATTCGTTTTTCAAGCGCACATAGTTATCCGCGGATTCAGGTAAAAACTTCAATTCTGCTTCGGTTAAAGGTCGCGCCTGTTTTGCTGGGCTGCCGACATATAAGTAGCCGCTCTGCAGCACCTTACCTGGCGGTACTAGCGAACCCGCACCTAAAATCACATCGTCTTCT comes from the Shewanella mangrovisoli genome and includes:
- the aroE gene encoding shikimate dehydrogenase, which encodes MTDMPSVTTPVLDRYAVFGNPIGHSKSPFIHGQFASLTQQTLSYEAILAPIDGFEASLRAFFQAGGKGANVTVPFKEQAFALCDSLSAEATLAGAVNTLSLLADGTIYGDNTDGLGLVADLVRHLGSLQHKRVLLVGAGGAARGCILPLLKAEVGQLVITNRTQSKAQALVDIFSQVQEGRYSDKLQAVSMPELSGEFDLVINSTSASLAGELPPLPRSIIGNKTACYDMMYGAKPTAFNQWALQQGAAQVVDGLGMLVGQASKSFALWRGVEPDTSGVLKLLRDKLQADAQ
- a CDS encoding group II truncated hemoglobin — encoded protein: MNWLKKIFSKHTSAPDDRDPNQSNAYDLIGGDKVIRAIANSFYQKMASSEETQALFAIHRAPVAESEQKLYEFLSGWLGGPQLYQQKYGHPALRARHMPFAVDETMRDQWLFCMKFAIEKHIKKPEHRAAIYEAISTLADHMRNQ
- a CDS encoding DUF1488 domain-containing protein — its product is MNQSILFPDLQHWDETQKHICFIAQQQGMSIKCYISAQKLAQLNDFSPQPNSDEAAAMLALFDAVRFDAEEMAEALIEAEEFDEFGAVHLG
- the hemF gene encoding oxygen-dependent coproporphyrinogen oxidase, yielding MSVPDATVVKAFLLDLQNRICAGLEQLDGQASFAADSWTRTEGGGGTSRVLTQGAVFEQAGVNFSHVTGAAMPASATAHRPVLAGRSFEAMGVSLVIHPKNPYIPTTHANVRFFIAHKDGADPVWWFGGGFDLTPYYPFEEDVREWHQTAKNLCLPFGDDVYPKYKKWCDEYFFLPHRNETRGVGGLFFDDLNQAGFDKSFDFMQAVGNGFLTAYAPIVKRRKETPYGEREREFQLYRRGRYVEFNLVYDRGTLFGLQTGGRTESILMSMPPLVRWQYAYTPEAGSPEADLYDNYLKPRDWVGISTLL